The Ricinus communis isolate WT05 ecotype wild-type chromosome 8, ASM1957865v1, whole genome shotgun sequence sequence TATGAGCACAAGGGGTATCAATCTCAACCTTGCTGTCCTTCAAATGGCAACCAAGAAACACTTGAGTGGCATAGAAGAAGTCCCCTCCTGCTAAGATTTTAGCCACAGAGTCATGGGCATAACTGAACTCATTACCGTTTTTGAGTTTAAACAAGAACCACTATTCTTTTCACAGAGCctatcaataaaaaaagcaGCAACAGGGGAGTTAAGTGAGGAGCTTAATTCACCCAACATGCCTACACTCAATAAGACTATAAGCCCAAACCACAGCAAGAGAGAAATGAGACACCATCATCATCCACGTATGATGGATCCAGTTTTTTGGTTCAAATGAGCTTATTTTCCCCTGATGTTCTGCATAGAAGaaaactttaaatataaagagtttAGACCAACAGAATTGCAGGGTACCTCCACTCAAACCCCTCTTTTTCAACAAAATCAACAATTGCTTTAATGTACATTGATTATTCCCTGAAAATGAGGATTGTTATAAATGCTAGAATCAGATAATCTTAAGATGTCATAaggataaaaattatttgaataaaaaaattgggAGCAACTAAATTCAGACTTCTGGAATGATGACAATATATAGACTTTATAGTTGCTCAAGTGTGAACAGTTTCAGATATTGAATATGATAAGACTGACAAGAGCAACATATGTATCACTAATGAACCATTGTATACCACACGAATTAATGCGTCTATATATGGCCCCAGCTTGGATCTCTATCTAATAAAATCTCCATTCTGTGCTCCAGATGTATTCATTTTGATGGACAAAAATAGAACCTAACTTCAAAGATGGCCCTCATGGAGATGAATTGAAGGCAATTCAGCTTCAAAATGCAACATCACCAGAAAGTGCTTACCTCGCCGGTTCACCTCACTTATTTTATCTTCCTATGATCACTCCACCGAAGGCAGATTCCTGAGACAATGTAAGCTTGTGATTTTATCACTGCAGGACGAAagggaaaatgaagaaaatagaaaaaagaagctGCTTTTTCAGGTGAACATTACATGGGCCTCAGGTCCAGTATACGAAGCAAACAAAATCTAGCggaaaaacaattaataagCTTCATAACTCCCAAGTCCTAAGTTACACTGTCAACTTTAATCCCAGAATTTGATCTCCACAATAATAAAAACCTTTGCAAGACATCCATGCTTTTAGTAAAAGCTAAAAAGATACTACAGCTGTACCCCCATAAAATCtctaaactaaatacttaactatgttaaataaattgtttttttttaaatatgacaATAGATTCAAGGAAGTAGTCCATTCAAGGCAGAGAGTGGACATCGGGGGTAAAGGCAAAATCTCTAAACAATGAGCGCCTCTTAGCAAGTTTTTAAGATAGCAGGTTTTTTTAAGATATAGGAATGCATATAAATCGAAATGAGATAAGAAATAGctgataatattatatatgtaaagaatCAAAACTAATTATATGATTGGCCATTTGATATGGTTAACTATAGAGTTTGAGaaatatttgaataattaaatactaaataaaaaaaaattgctcaCCCATTAATGTTATAGCctagtctaagaaaatagtctCATGAAAGCGAGGAGCCGATGTTGGGACATTAACAAGATATCTGagtaaaaattaacttatagcaagcttttaaatataaaagtagatgaatgaatcaaattgtACGTCTAAACAGGATATAAGATGATTTTAAATCTACAAAATAGGCAAATTGGTCAAAGCAGACAATTATTCAtatgatttgattttaaatcGTTAAAAGTTGTATCACAGCAAAACTCctctaataatatataatccgAGAAGGAACTGGCCAAAAGCTAGTATGTATAAATTGAATTCCAATTGAAATGAACAGAAGATAATTGacaatatatatctaaaatgtTAAAGACCATAGAAGGTGCTCTTTGGTAGTTTAATTATGAAGTTTGAAAAACATTAAAGTCGAACAttttgagtttgagaaaatttgaatatatatgACCTGCTAGGAAATTTCCAATCCATAAAAGGCACAAAATCATGAGAGTATTAGAAGCCAAAGTGGATAATTCCTCGTATGACTTGATGCCAGACTGGATGACTAAAACTAATTTGGGAAGAAAtgttataaaaagaaaaaagcaaccGAGCAAGAGCAAAGTATAATTTGGATAAAGGTATAAAAACAGGGTAGAAGTGAATATTCTAAATGATAGCATATAACCTGGAATATGAGATGCCAACTAATTAGACATATACTTTCTCTAGTTGACACGCCAATAAAAACTATCCTGGATTCTCTTAGGTATCTTCAAAACTAAACTTAGTATAAATGTATACGAGgtactatatttaaaaataaaaaaaaatcaggtgaaaaacaaaaggaaaaacaccAAGGTTTGTTAGTGAAAGACGAAAGCAAACGAGGTTGCCGTTTGAAACAAATAGAGCAGCAGCCTCTATGAAAGGGACAACTCCTCCCATGAAAGGTGTTCGACAACACAGGTGGTCCAAAGAAATAGGAAAGATTGTTTTCTGTCGTTTCAATGCCAACTGAAAAGGAATTGCTACTAGTTTgcatttagttatttaaatttggtaaaatgaattgaataaaatgaagACACCTATACTGGTTATTCGCTAAAACACGATTAATTCTATAGCACAAAATGAGCTTGCCGTTTCCAGGAAAGATGTCCACAGGTCATTCGACAAtagaagaaattattatatgaatttaattcaCCAcgtaatcaaaataataataattagcaTTGGACGAATGtctttttaatctaatatGCAGATTCCCCGATCAGAAAAGTGATGTCTTCAAAAACCAAAGATTAAGCAAGGAATTACGTATGACTAATTCAATTCCTATGGTTTTTCACTTATGGGACAGCAAACTTTTTCAAGTAATGCAGCTGCAGAACAAAGCCATCAAGTACTGAATTTTCACCACAGTTTGTCAAGCTTTGATGCAACTGACTAATAAAGCCTTATATGCAGTTTGTTCAGGTACTCCACAACACAGAGAAACAACAGGAAAAAGAGTGAACCTTTCAGTTGGTCAATCTCTAATTGCACAAAAAATCCCAATTTGCACCAAATTTCTCCGTAATACTCTGCATAAGTCTTACCATAATGGTTAATATTAGTCTTAATTTTAGAGAAACAAGTACTTGTCTAATTGTTTAAGTGATTTAAGCAAATTGGCTAGCAAATAAGCAAAtaagcttcttctttttttctttactaatATCTTTGACAATCActcttttttttagttttataacaGCATACATCAATAGAATAAGTAGTAAGCAATTTTAAGGGACAGAGACACTTTGCAATTTgtgtttttcttcttccatAGAGGACTATTTTCTCACCTCAAATTGATGACCAATAGTCTTCAGGTTCAGGACATGAAAATGAACAATTTTACCACCAGTAGGTTTGCCACTACAAAAACGTTtaggaaaagagaaagaaataaaataaatatgggAATTGTATGATAATAAGAAGAGTAATAATGGATGGTGTGAGTTAATGATGGTAAGAGTTTATTCAGGCATTTGAAGGTGCAAAAGTGAGTCAGGTCCGGGGTCAAAAGATCCCAGGTGAGGTGAGCACTTGCACCTAAATCTATGAAACTGAAAATAGCAGTGGCAAGAAATGCCTGCACAGTGAAGGGTGACTATGACTAATATGGAAAGAGATGTTCTCAAGAAAATGAATTGGCAATTGAGCAAAAACATTGGGTTAATGAATGAGTTAGTTGAGGCACAATAAAGGAAGAGAAAACAGAGAGAGAAAGGGGCATGCATGCATGTGTTATTGTGCAGTACTGAACCGCCCTCACCTCTTATTACCTCATCTCATCTTTTACCATCACCACATCCCTTTCTCCTCCTCCCCCTTCCTCAGAGTGCACTTCTCCTGACATATTTCCTGCCAACTTTCAACAAAGCTAGAAAGAAAAGAGCTTTTATTTGCTACCAGACAAGTCTAGACCTCCCTCCTCTAACCAATAGTCTTTCTCTTGCACTATTATGGCCCTCCTTGTTAATCTTATCAAATTCCaccttcattttcttttctcaaataaacTATCCGGTCCAATTATTTTAgggtaaatattaataataaatacaaagaaTTAATACGTTTTTCATTACCtccttttattatatattaaagattTCAATTAAAACAAATGATTATACACAGGCAGACCAGGTCATTAATTATACAAGTGAGTTTGAGATCgtaatgaataataatttcaaGCTATTTAATATCTCTATGCAGTGCAAGAGGTGCAAAATTGGTGCGACCTGTAGTATGTTATACCACATCTAGCTAATAGATAGCACTTGTCGTATTTGATTTCAGTACTGTTAACTTGGTCTgtcttgatcaaacatgtcaGAATCATAAATCCAAATGATGCAAATTTAAGGCATAATTTTCTGATGGTAGGTCACCAGTTAAAATCTTTCCTTTACTAAAGTAGAACAATTCTGAGCACCACTTTGATCTCTAATTTGTTGCACATGAATATCCAActcaataaatttatctttttctcaCTCAAAGCTTGACCAAAGAACACAGTAAAAAGAAGAGATCCTGCTCCAATTTTTAcctctaattaaaattttgaaggGTTCGTACAACTCAGTGGAAACCATAAGGCATGGATTAGAACTCGATAGCGTCTTGGGTACCTgatcaatatcaaaattatacaGCACAGTGTTAGATTTTCTTGCACTAAAGGTTATACCCCtagacattaaaaaaaaaaaaattgctaatcCACTTCCTCTACATACATTTGCAGCTTCACATAATGACATGGCACTCATTTCCAAGTCCATGATGTGGAGCCGAAGGTGCATAAAGGACTAGCCCTAAtgttttgtaatttatttttattactattttatttgtacagtTGTTTATGGATATATGTAAAGATGTCAGAGACAACGGCAGCAGCAGCAGAAGAAGCAGAAGCAACAGAGGTGGAGTCATTATAAGAGCAGACTCACTCAGGACTGCTCTTTCTCTCTAAGAGAGAgatagaagaaagaaagaaagaagggagGAGGTGGCAGTAGTTTTTATACTGGAGCAATTTTGGTTTTTATCCATGCATACAGAAAAAGATTCTGCAAGTAATGAACTCTGCAAAAAAAATACCCTTCAAAACTACAGCAAACCCTCCTTTTCTCTTCTGTCTCTGAATATGTGAATCCTCTCTACAAGAGCTAGCTAGGGTTTCTGTTCTTGATCTTTTTGAACACCTTTTgattgttctttcttttcgATCTTTAGTTCTTTTAAGGATGTTGAATGCAACTAGTACAAGAAATAGGTCCCCTTTTACTCCAAGTCAATGGCAAGAACTTGAACATCAAGCTCTCATTTACAAATACATGGTTTCAGGTATCCCTATCCCACCTGAACTCATCTTTACTGTCAAAAGAAGCTTGGAGTCGTCGTTAGCATCAAGGCTCTTTCCTCACCAACCTAGTAAGCTTTGTATCTATCCTTCTTGTTTTCAaattaccttttcttttattgctcATATAATTGTAATAGAATTTTGAGGTCAGAAAGAAAGTTTAGGATGTGAGCAATTTTTGCAGTTGGCTGGGGTTGCTTTCAGGTGGGTTTTGGCAGAAAAGCAGACCCGGAGCCAGGAAGGTGCAGAAGAACAGATGGAAAGAAATGGAGGTGCTCAAAGGAAGCATACCCAGATTCCAAGTACTGTGAAAGACATATGCATAGAGGCAGAAATCGTTCAAGAAAGCCTGTGGAACTTACTTCTTCAACTACTAATAACACAACAGCTAGTACAGTGACAAATCCTTCACTATCAATCAACAGAAGCCTCTCTGCCACCACCACTAATAACAATACTACTTCACCTTCTGGCTCCTCTTACTCTTTCTCTCCTCTTTCTTCACCTATGGAACCTGAATTCCATGCTTCTGGCCACAACAACATCCTCAGTCCATTTCCTTACTCTCATTCTTCATCATCTAGACCTCAAAACAGCACTACCCATAACCTGTTTTTGGACTCTGGCTCTacttctcatgttgacaaggACTACAGGTCTGTGTAAAGGTTATAACATATGTACACATAAAGTTTTGCTATTTTTGGTTCTCTTGGTTTCATTGCTTTGGTGGTTTGAAAATTTTAGGTATTTTAATGGAATGAGGGAGGGAATAGACGAGAGAACTTTCTTTCCAGAAGCTTCTTCAGGAAGTTCAAGAAACTTGCAAGATTCGTATCAGCAATTGACAATGAGTTCTTACAAAAGCTACTCACATCCACAGTTTGAAAGTTTAGCTGATAGTACTTCAAAACATCAGCAAGAACAGCCTCAACATTGCTTTGTTTTAGGCACTGATTTCAAGTCATCAACTACAAGAACAATCAAGTTAGAAAAAGAATCCGAAGCCCAGAAACCATTGCATCATTTCTTTGGTGAGTGGCCACCAAAGAACTCGGATTCTTGGCTGGATCTTGCATCCACTTCAAGACTGCACACAGCTGgtaatttaatcttaatttcatttcaacatcttttatttgttattttcttggtTCTGGTACTATTTTTTGTCTTGATTGTTACTTCTTTAACAATGATGTTTTCTTGCTTTACAGATAGTTGAAGACTCAATAATGGATCTTCGTATAATGGCCAAAAGAGTACTACATGTTTGGTGGGTCAATCTGATTTCCTTTAGATGTTGAAATTTGTGGCTAGGGTAACCTTTTTCTTCTATGGTGGGATTAATAATGTAGGGACACATGAAGGATTCCTGTCCTTTTGCTTTCTTGAAtcatgatatttaaatttttatcttccTCTTCAAAAGAAACGTGTTCTGGGATATTTGTAAACTTGCTTGTTTGACTTGAAGAATCTTAAATTCATGGCTTTGGCCCTCTATAATGCAGATACTATCAAGCAGTTCTTACTCTAGCTAGCCTTAAATATTAACTTGTATGTGCAATGGGTTTTTGCccattttttaatactaaagATCAATCCAGCCAAGTTTAAGCCAGGAAATCTCTGAGAAGAaccttttgtgttctttgaaAAGGACAGACAATTTGAAGTTTGATTAATTGTTGGTTCTTCATTTGTCACTGGATTCATTATTAGTAATATCAGGCGCATGTATGGATTTATCAATGTAATTGAAAGTTTGATTAATCTTGTTTGAAAAGTACTGTGAATGCTTTTCTTACTGACTGCTGCATGGCAGCTTTCACTACACATAAATGGTAAGACTTTTTCAGATATTCTACCTTTGAATCGTATGCTATTACACACTGAATCCCTCGATTTCAGTTTTATTTGTTGCTCCATGAGATTCTCTGTAGAAAGATATATAGAACATaaaattctcttttatttagTCCTGAATCATAGTGTTAATGAATATCATATCAACTATCTTTTTCTATTGGGGTGTTCTTTTgtattaatgattttattaatgatgAGAGAATACTTTAGTTATTTTGAAGCTTGAAATCTTTAATTTAGATGTTCTGTAAttgttttttcagaaaaaaaataaaataaaagcataagttgttctttcattagtatttttatataccCATTTCAATCACTGAACTAAGAGAATtacaaacttttattttagaatgAATTCTATAATAACTGAATTTTGTATGCTTAAGAGAAGAAGTACATGACATGCAGGGTATTTATTATACAACCGATAATtgttgaaaaaagaaattttttgtataggtgtaattttaatatactaataaataattaatgagtAAATCATAGATAGATAAATCATgaatatttcattaaaaataaagcattagctaagatatttttaaataaatatctaaataatacttttttcattccatactattttatttagattaaaaaatacttaataaacttatctatagaaaaaaatagctAAATAGAACTAAATTACATTctatagatattttaaaaatttattacattcTTTTAGACTTATAAACTTTTACAAAATCaattatagttaaatttaacacaaagataaaataggaagaaaaattaatattgtattatatatttaaaaataaaaaaaataattaattttttttatttaaaaagtcaaTTAATACATAATGAAGGAAGTATTATTTAGGTTTACGAGATTCTTATCATAGTAAATATCAAATAGCATATGAATTGTAAGGTTaggtataattaattatagttagatataacattaaattttatttaaatattatcttttattaaatagttGAAATTAGTAAGtgtagaaaattttaattttaaataataagtcagtttatcaaatatatgctaattttatactacattttgattttgattcatgactttaaaaaatacaatgaATAAACCAtgtacattaaaaaaaattatatatatatatatatatatatatatatatataacttaagcttaaaaagtttttaatatattgt is a genomic window containing:
- the LOC8284653 gene encoding growth-regulating factor 5 → MLNATSTRNRSPFTPSQWQELEHQALIYKYMVSGIPIPPELIFTVKRSLESSLASRLFPHQPIGWGCFQVGFGRKADPEPGRCRRTDGKKWRCSKEAYPDSKYCERHMHRGRNRSRKPVELTSSTTNNTTASTVTNPSLSINRSLSATTTNNNTTSPSGSSYSFSPLSSPMEPEFHASGHNNILSPFPYSHSSSSRPQNSTTHNLFLDSGSTSHVDKDYRYFNGMREGIDERTFFPEASSGSSRNLQDSYQQLTMSSYKSYSHPQFESLADSTSKHQQEQPQHCFVLGTDFKSSTTRTIKLEKESEAQKPLHHFFGEWPPKNSDSWLDLASTSRLHTADS